From a single Scylla paramamosain isolate STU-SP2022 chromosome 28, ASM3559412v1, whole genome shotgun sequence genomic region:
- the LOC135114924 gene encoding aminopeptidase N-like isoform X3, producing the protein MTRSSDVVAMDVHASDSHMVSFGKKSGCFVSRSVVWLFAILFVSGLVATGLLVYFFAPHFKTEDSVRSTETQVVVEQIPRIKMLPTTTTPTTTTTTTTTTTTTATTKRPSSTTTTTTTTAPEKEKVDVRLPRALRPLHYLVRLQPLINGNFSILGYVEVEMEVLEATSNITLHIRDIITYNDTVKLRAAQDPTGPGLAIAAHQFDNEREFYVAHLNETLQPGDKYVLSMHFIGLLNDMMKGFYRSSYRHADGTETWLAATQFQATDARRAFPCFDEPGLKATFEVHLARQSNMTSLSNMPVKETIPMEDQEGWLWDQYHTTVPMSTYLLAFVVSDFVYLNSTTKGGSLFRTWARKDALDQATYSNLIGPAILDDFEDYFNQSYPLPKQDMIAIPDFAAGAMENWGLITYRETALLYDPTVSTPMNKFYVAAVVAHELAHQWFGNLVTPRWWTDLWLNEGFASYVEYIGMQSVEPTWNVMELFVNLMLQSVMDYDNVQSSHPIRIEVHHPNEISQIFDRITYHKGSTIIRMMNHFLTEAAFRHGLSTYLDAFKYDNAEQDDLWRHLTKAAHEAGTLPLNLTVKTIMDTWTLQMGYPVIKVERSADGTSATVSQERFLLVKDDNADDTHDYKWWVPLTYTSQDQPDFSQTQAKVWMKDSEAQVTVTSLPPKDHWVIFNLQQTGYYRVNYDDHNWNLLIQQLLTDHRAIATVNRAQIIDDALDLARAGQMSYSVAFKVFKYLDQEREYLPWKAAISSLTYVRSMFKLTGAYGALKNYTLNLVLPLYDVIGFDDNPNDLLQKSLLRQTVLNWACVLGHQPCLDTAHQLYRQWMLHPHNESIFTPNIKWVVYCRGVEMGGEEEWNFAWSHYLKSNVASEKTSLLSAMGCTKKEWLLSRYLDMAFDDKSGIRKQDSQRVFSAVANNDMGRTLAWNYLRTNWKKIYDYFGGKARSRLISSATNNFNTEQQLKEVMAFKEERGEELSAASRTVKRVVEKVKNNMAWMKNNHNIIAEWLQNEGYTIKVKNV; encoded by the exons atgaCGCGAAGCAGTGACGTGGTGGCGATGGATGTCCACGCCTCAGACTCACACATGGTGTCCTTCGGGAAGAAGAGCGGCTGCTTCGTGAGCCGCTCTGTCGTGTGGCTCTTCGCCATCCTCTTCGTCAGCGGCCTCGTCGCCACGGGACTCCTCGTGTACTTCTTCGCCCCGCATTTCAAGACGGAAGACTCCGTGAGATCCACAGAGacgcaggtggtggtggagcagatCCCG CGTATCAAGATGCtgccgaccaccaccacccccaccaccaccaccaccaccaccaccacaaccaccaccacagcgacCACAAAGAGgccctcctctaccaccaccaccaccactaccacagctccagagaaggaaaaagtagacGTGCGCCTTCCGCGAGCCCTGCGTCCGCTCCACTACCTGGTGAGGCTGCAACCGCTCATCAACGGGAACTTCAGCATCCTGGGCTAcgtggaggtggagatggaggtgcTGGAGGCCACCTCTAACATCACACTGCACATCAGGGACATCATCACCTACAACGACACCGTAAAG CTGAGAGCGGCCCAGGACCCGACAGGGCCGGGCCTGGCCATTGCCGCTCACCAGTTTGACAACGAGCGGGAGTTTTACGTGGCGCACTTGAACGAGACACTGCAGCCAGGCGACAAATACGTCCTGTCCATGCACTTCATCGGTCTGCTTAACGACATGATGAAAGGGTTCTACAGATCCTCCTACAGACACGCAGACGGCACCGAGAC GTGGCTGGCGGCGACACAGTTCCAGGCGACGGACGCGCGGCGAGCCTTCCCTTGCTTTGACGAGCCTGGGCTGAAGGCCACCTTCGAGGTGCACCTCGCCCGCCAGAGCAACATGACCTCACTCTCCAACATGCCCGTCAAGGAAACCATTCCCAT GGAGGACCAGGAGGGCTGGTTATGGGACCAGTACCACACCACCGTCCCGATGTCCACCTACCTCCTCGCCTTCGTCGTTTCTGATTTCGTCTATCTCAATTCTACAACTAAAGGCGGATCACTTTTCAGAA CTTGGGCCAGAAAAGATGCACTGGACCAAGCCACGTATTCCAATCTAATTGGACCAGCTATCCTGGATGACTTCGAAGATTACTTCAACCAGTCGTACCCGCTTCCCAAACAAGATATGATTGCCATTCCAGACTTTGCTGCCGGAGCCATGGAAAACTGGGGCCTCATCACCTACAG aGAAACTGCGCTTCTTTACGATCCCACTGTGTCAACACCAATGAATAAATTTtatgtggcggcggtggtggctcACGAGCTAGCTCATCAGTGGTTTGGCAACCTGGTAACACCTCGCTGGTGGACAGACCTGTGGCTTAACGAGGGATTCGCTTCCTATGTGGAGTATATCGGCATGCAAAGT GTGGAACCCACGTGGAATGTGATGGAGCTGTTCGTGAACCTCATGCTTCAGTCTGTCATGGATTACGACAATGTTCAGTCCTCTCACCCGATCAGGATCGAAGTCCATCATCCAAATGAAATCAGTCAAATTTTCGATCGAATTACTTATCACAAAG GCTCTACAATCATCCGCATGATGAACCACTTCCTGACGGAAGCGGCCTTCAGGCACGGCCTCAGCACCTACTTGGACGCCTT CAAGTATGATAACGCAGAGCAGGACGACTTGTGGCGGCACCTGACGAAGGCGGCGCATGAGGCCGGCACGCTGCCCCTCAACCTCACCGTCAAGACCATCATGGACACGTGGACGCTGCAGATGGGCTACCCCGTCATCAAGGTGGAGCGGAGCGCCGACGGCACTTCGGCCACTGTCTCgcag GAGCGGTTCCTGCTGGTCAAGGACGACAACGCCGACGACACGCACGACTACAAGTGGTGGGTGCCGCTGACGTACACGAGCCAAGACCAGCCTGACTTCAGCCAGACGCAGGCCAAGGTGTGGATGAAGGACTCGGAGGCCCAGGTCACCGTCACCTCTCTGCCGCCCAAGGACCACTGGGTCATCTTCAACCTGCAGCAGACCGGCTACTACAGGGTCAACTACGACGACCACAACTGGAACCTGCTGATCCAGCAGCTGCTCACCGACCACCGCGCCATCGCCACCGTCAACAGGGCGCAGATCATCGACGACGCCCTTGACCTGGCCAGGGCAG GTCAGATGAGCTACAGCGTGGCTTTCAAGGTGTTCAAGTACCTGGACCAAGAGAGGGAATACCTGCCATGGAAAGCTGCCATCAGCTCCCTGACTTACGTGAGGAGCATGTTCAAGCTCACGGGAGCGTACGGAGCTCTCAAG AATTACACGCTGAACTTGGTTCTGCCGCTGTACGATGTCATCGGTTTCGACGACAATCCAAACGACCTGCTGCAAAAAAGTCTTCTGCGCCAGACTGTTCTCAACTGGGCGTGTGTTCTGGGTCATCAGCCTTGCCTCGACACTGCCCACCAGCTCTACAGGCAGTGGATGCTTCATCCACACAATGAAAG CATCTTCACGCCCAACATCAAGTGGGTGGTATACTGCCGGGGAGtggagatgggaggggaagaggagtggaaCTTTGCCTGGAGTCACTACCTCAAGAGCAACGTTGCATCCGAGAAGACCAGTCTGCTGTCAGCCATGGGATGTACCAAGAAAGAATGGCTCctctccag GTATTTGGACATGGCCTTCGACGACAAGAGCGGCATTCGGAAGCAGGACAGTCAGAGGGTGTTCAGCGCTGTGGCTAATAACGACATGGGTCGTACATTGGCGTGGAATTACCTGCGGACCAACTGGAAGAAGATTTATGActa CTTCGGAGGAAAGGCAAGGTCTAGGCTCATCTCATCCGCCACGAACAACTTCAACACGGAGCAGCAACTGAAGGAG GTAATGGCTTTCAAAGAGGAGCGAGGCGAGGAGCTCTCCGCCGCCTCGAGGACAGTAAAACGGGTGGTGGAGAAGGTCAAGAACAACATGGCGTGGATGAAGAACAACCACAACATCATTGCCGAGTGGCTGCAGAACGAAGGGTACACCATCAAAGTGAAAAACGTGTGA
- the LOC135114924 gene encoding aminopeptidase N-like isoform X1 has product MTGESGVRVKGATVHVWLSSSSTTMTRSSDVVAMDVHASDSHMVSFGKKSGCFVSRSVVWLFAILFVSGLVATGLLVYFFAPHFKTEDSVRSTETQVVVEQIPRIKMLPTTTTPTTTTTTTTTTTTTATTKRPSSTTTTTTTTAPEKEKVDVRLPRALRPLHYLVRLQPLINGNFSILGYVEVEMEVLEATSNITLHIRDIITYNDTVKLRAAQDPTGPGLAIAAHQFDNEREFYVAHLNETLQPGDKYVLSMHFIGLLNDMMKGFYRSSYRHADGTETWLAATQFQATDARRAFPCFDEPGLKATFEVHLARQSNMTSLSNMPVKETIPMEDQEGWLWDQYHTTVPMSTYLLAFVVSDFVYLNSTTKGGSLFRTWARKDALDQATYSNLIGPAILDDFEDYFNQSYPLPKQDMIAIPDFAAGAMENWGLITYRETALLYDPTVSTPMNKFYVAAVVAHELAHQWFGNLVTPRWWTDLWLNEGFASYVEYIGMQSVEPTWNVMELFVNLMLQSVMDYDNVQSSHPIRIEVHHPNEISQIFDRITYHKGSTIIRMMNHFLTEAAFRHGLSTYLDAFKYDNAEQDDLWRHLTKAAHEAGTLPLNLTVKTIMDTWTLQMGYPVIKVERSADGTSATVSQERFLLVKDDNADDTHDYKWWVPLTYTSQDQPDFSQTQAKVWMKDSEAQVTVTSLPPKDHWVIFNLQQTGYYRVNYDDHNWNLLIQQLLTDHRAIATVNRAQIIDDALDLARAGQMSYSVAFKVFKYLDQEREYLPWKAAISSLTYVRSMFKLTGAYGALKNYTLNLVLPLYDVIGFDDNPNDLLQKSLLRQTVLNWACVLGHQPCLDTAHQLYRQWMLHPHNESIFTPNIKWVVYCRGVEMGGEEEWNFAWSHYLKSNVASEKTSLLSAMGCTKKEWLLSRYLDMAFDDKSGIRKQDSQRVFSAVANNDMGRTLAWNYLRTNWKKIYDYFGGKARSRLISSATNNFNTEQQLKEVMAFKEERGEELSAASRTVKRVVEKVKNNMAWMKNNHNIIAEWLQNEGYTIKVKNV; this is encoded by the exons ATGACGGGAGAGAGTGGAGTGCGCGTGAAAGGAGCCACAGTGCATGTGTGGCTCAG cagcagcagcaccaccatgaCGCGAAGCAGTGACGTGGTGGCGATGGATGTCCACGCCTCAGACTCACACATGGTGTCCTTCGGGAAGAAGAGCGGCTGCTTCGTGAGCCGCTCTGTCGTGTGGCTCTTCGCCATCCTCTTCGTCAGCGGCCTCGTCGCCACGGGACTCCTCGTGTACTTCTTCGCCCCGCATTTCAAGACGGAAGACTCCGTGAGATCCACAGAGacgcaggtggtggtggagcagatCCCG CGTATCAAGATGCtgccgaccaccaccacccccaccaccaccaccaccaccaccaccacaaccaccaccacagcgacCACAAAGAGgccctcctctaccaccaccaccaccactaccacagctccagagaaggaaaaagtagacGTGCGCCTTCCGCGAGCCCTGCGTCCGCTCCACTACCTGGTGAGGCTGCAACCGCTCATCAACGGGAACTTCAGCATCCTGGGCTAcgtggaggtggagatggaggtgcTGGAGGCCACCTCTAACATCACACTGCACATCAGGGACATCATCACCTACAACGACACCGTAAAG CTGAGAGCGGCCCAGGACCCGACAGGGCCGGGCCTGGCCATTGCCGCTCACCAGTTTGACAACGAGCGGGAGTTTTACGTGGCGCACTTGAACGAGACACTGCAGCCAGGCGACAAATACGTCCTGTCCATGCACTTCATCGGTCTGCTTAACGACATGATGAAAGGGTTCTACAGATCCTCCTACAGACACGCAGACGGCACCGAGAC GTGGCTGGCGGCGACACAGTTCCAGGCGACGGACGCGCGGCGAGCCTTCCCTTGCTTTGACGAGCCTGGGCTGAAGGCCACCTTCGAGGTGCACCTCGCCCGCCAGAGCAACATGACCTCACTCTCCAACATGCCCGTCAAGGAAACCATTCCCAT GGAGGACCAGGAGGGCTGGTTATGGGACCAGTACCACACCACCGTCCCGATGTCCACCTACCTCCTCGCCTTCGTCGTTTCTGATTTCGTCTATCTCAATTCTACAACTAAAGGCGGATCACTTTTCAGAA CTTGGGCCAGAAAAGATGCACTGGACCAAGCCACGTATTCCAATCTAATTGGACCAGCTATCCTGGATGACTTCGAAGATTACTTCAACCAGTCGTACCCGCTTCCCAAACAAGATATGATTGCCATTCCAGACTTTGCTGCCGGAGCCATGGAAAACTGGGGCCTCATCACCTACAG aGAAACTGCGCTTCTTTACGATCCCACTGTGTCAACACCAATGAATAAATTTtatgtggcggcggtggtggctcACGAGCTAGCTCATCAGTGGTTTGGCAACCTGGTAACACCTCGCTGGTGGACAGACCTGTGGCTTAACGAGGGATTCGCTTCCTATGTGGAGTATATCGGCATGCAAAGT GTGGAACCCACGTGGAATGTGATGGAGCTGTTCGTGAACCTCATGCTTCAGTCTGTCATGGATTACGACAATGTTCAGTCCTCTCACCCGATCAGGATCGAAGTCCATCATCCAAATGAAATCAGTCAAATTTTCGATCGAATTACTTATCACAAAG GCTCTACAATCATCCGCATGATGAACCACTTCCTGACGGAAGCGGCCTTCAGGCACGGCCTCAGCACCTACTTGGACGCCTT CAAGTATGATAACGCAGAGCAGGACGACTTGTGGCGGCACCTGACGAAGGCGGCGCATGAGGCCGGCACGCTGCCCCTCAACCTCACCGTCAAGACCATCATGGACACGTGGACGCTGCAGATGGGCTACCCCGTCATCAAGGTGGAGCGGAGCGCCGACGGCACTTCGGCCACTGTCTCgcag GAGCGGTTCCTGCTGGTCAAGGACGACAACGCCGACGACACGCACGACTACAAGTGGTGGGTGCCGCTGACGTACACGAGCCAAGACCAGCCTGACTTCAGCCAGACGCAGGCCAAGGTGTGGATGAAGGACTCGGAGGCCCAGGTCACCGTCACCTCTCTGCCGCCCAAGGACCACTGGGTCATCTTCAACCTGCAGCAGACCGGCTACTACAGGGTCAACTACGACGACCACAACTGGAACCTGCTGATCCAGCAGCTGCTCACCGACCACCGCGCCATCGCCACCGTCAACAGGGCGCAGATCATCGACGACGCCCTTGACCTGGCCAGGGCAG GTCAGATGAGCTACAGCGTGGCTTTCAAGGTGTTCAAGTACCTGGACCAAGAGAGGGAATACCTGCCATGGAAAGCTGCCATCAGCTCCCTGACTTACGTGAGGAGCATGTTCAAGCTCACGGGAGCGTACGGAGCTCTCAAG AATTACACGCTGAACTTGGTTCTGCCGCTGTACGATGTCATCGGTTTCGACGACAATCCAAACGACCTGCTGCAAAAAAGTCTTCTGCGCCAGACTGTTCTCAACTGGGCGTGTGTTCTGGGTCATCAGCCTTGCCTCGACACTGCCCACCAGCTCTACAGGCAGTGGATGCTTCATCCACACAATGAAAG CATCTTCACGCCCAACATCAAGTGGGTGGTATACTGCCGGGGAGtggagatgggaggggaagaggagtggaaCTTTGCCTGGAGTCACTACCTCAAGAGCAACGTTGCATCCGAGAAGACCAGTCTGCTGTCAGCCATGGGATGTACCAAGAAAGAATGGCTCctctccag GTATTTGGACATGGCCTTCGACGACAAGAGCGGCATTCGGAAGCAGGACAGTCAGAGGGTGTTCAGCGCTGTGGCTAATAACGACATGGGTCGTACATTGGCGTGGAATTACCTGCGGACCAACTGGAAGAAGATTTATGActa CTTCGGAGGAAAGGCAAGGTCTAGGCTCATCTCATCCGCCACGAACAACTTCAACACGGAGCAGCAACTGAAGGAG GTAATGGCTTTCAAAGAGGAGCGAGGCGAGGAGCTCTCCGCCGCCTCGAGGACAGTAAAACGGGTGGTGGAGAAGGTCAAGAACAACATGGCGTGGATGAAGAACAACCACAACATCATTGCCGAGTGGCTGCAGAACGAAGGGTACACCATCAAAGTGAAAAACGTGTGA
- the LOC135114924 gene encoding aminopeptidase N-like isoform X2, with translation MQCGSCDGSSSTTMTRSSDVVAMDVHASDSHMVSFGKKSGCFVSRSVVWLFAILFVSGLVATGLLVYFFAPHFKTEDSVRSTETQVVVEQIPRIKMLPTTTTPTTTTTTTTTTTTTATTKRPSSTTTTTTTTAPEKEKVDVRLPRALRPLHYLVRLQPLINGNFSILGYVEVEMEVLEATSNITLHIRDIITYNDTVKLRAAQDPTGPGLAIAAHQFDNEREFYVAHLNETLQPGDKYVLSMHFIGLLNDMMKGFYRSSYRHADGTETWLAATQFQATDARRAFPCFDEPGLKATFEVHLARQSNMTSLSNMPVKETIPMEDQEGWLWDQYHTTVPMSTYLLAFVVSDFVYLNSTTKGGSLFRTWARKDALDQATYSNLIGPAILDDFEDYFNQSYPLPKQDMIAIPDFAAGAMENWGLITYRETALLYDPTVSTPMNKFYVAAVVAHELAHQWFGNLVTPRWWTDLWLNEGFASYVEYIGMQSVEPTWNVMELFVNLMLQSVMDYDNVQSSHPIRIEVHHPNEISQIFDRITYHKGSTIIRMMNHFLTEAAFRHGLSTYLDAFKYDNAEQDDLWRHLTKAAHEAGTLPLNLTVKTIMDTWTLQMGYPVIKVERSADGTSATVSQERFLLVKDDNADDTHDYKWWVPLTYTSQDQPDFSQTQAKVWMKDSEAQVTVTSLPPKDHWVIFNLQQTGYYRVNYDDHNWNLLIQQLLTDHRAIATVNRAQIIDDALDLARAGQMSYSVAFKVFKYLDQEREYLPWKAAISSLTYVRSMFKLTGAYGALKNYTLNLVLPLYDVIGFDDNPNDLLQKSLLRQTVLNWACVLGHQPCLDTAHQLYRQWMLHPHNESIFTPNIKWVVYCRGVEMGGEEEWNFAWSHYLKSNVASEKTSLLSAMGCTKKEWLLSRYLDMAFDDKSGIRKQDSQRVFSAVANNDMGRTLAWNYLRTNWKKIYDYFGGKARSRLISSATNNFNTEQQLKEVMAFKEERGEELSAASRTVKRVVEKVKNNMAWMKNNHNIIAEWLQNEGYTIKVKNV, from the exons ATGCAGTGTGGGAGCTGTGACGG cagcagcagcaccaccatgaCGCGAAGCAGTGACGTGGTGGCGATGGATGTCCACGCCTCAGACTCACACATGGTGTCCTTCGGGAAGAAGAGCGGCTGCTTCGTGAGCCGCTCTGTCGTGTGGCTCTTCGCCATCCTCTTCGTCAGCGGCCTCGTCGCCACGGGACTCCTCGTGTACTTCTTCGCCCCGCATTTCAAGACGGAAGACTCCGTGAGATCCACAGAGacgcaggtggtggtggagcagatCCCG CGTATCAAGATGCtgccgaccaccaccacccccaccaccaccaccaccaccaccaccacaaccaccaccacagcgacCACAAAGAGgccctcctctaccaccaccaccaccactaccacagctccagagaaggaaaaagtagacGTGCGCCTTCCGCGAGCCCTGCGTCCGCTCCACTACCTGGTGAGGCTGCAACCGCTCATCAACGGGAACTTCAGCATCCTGGGCTAcgtggaggtggagatggaggtgcTGGAGGCCACCTCTAACATCACACTGCACATCAGGGACATCATCACCTACAACGACACCGTAAAG CTGAGAGCGGCCCAGGACCCGACAGGGCCGGGCCTGGCCATTGCCGCTCACCAGTTTGACAACGAGCGGGAGTTTTACGTGGCGCACTTGAACGAGACACTGCAGCCAGGCGACAAATACGTCCTGTCCATGCACTTCATCGGTCTGCTTAACGACATGATGAAAGGGTTCTACAGATCCTCCTACAGACACGCAGACGGCACCGAGAC GTGGCTGGCGGCGACACAGTTCCAGGCGACGGACGCGCGGCGAGCCTTCCCTTGCTTTGACGAGCCTGGGCTGAAGGCCACCTTCGAGGTGCACCTCGCCCGCCAGAGCAACATGACCTCACTCTCCAACATGCCCGTCAAGGAAACCATTCCCAT GGAGGACCAGGAGGGCTGGTTATGGGACCAGTACCACACCACCGTCCCGATGTCCACCTACCTCCTCGCCTTCGTCGTTTCTGATTTCGTCTATCTCAATTCTACAACTAAAGGCGGATCACTTTTCAGAA CTTGGGCCAGAAAAGATGCACTGGACCAAGCCACGTATTCCAATCTAATTGGACCAGCTATCCTGGATGACTTCGAAGATTACTTCAACCAGTCGTACCCGCTTCCCAAACAAGATATGATTGCCATTCCAGACTTTGCTGCCGGAGCCATGGAAAACTGGGGCCTCATCACCTACAG aGAAACTGCGCTTCTTTACGATCCCACTGTGTCAACACCAATGAATAAATTTtatgtggcggcggtggtggctcACGAGCTAGCTCATCAGTGGTTTGGCAACCTGGTAACACCTCGCTGGTGGACAGACCTGTGGCTTAACGAGGGATTCGCTTCCTATGTGGAGTATATCGGCATGCAAAGT GTGGAACCCACGTGGAATGTGATGGAGCTGTTCGTGAACCTCATGCTTCAGTCTGTCATGGATTACGACAATGTTCAGTCCTCTCACCCGATCAGGATCGAAGTCCATCATCCAAATGAAATCAGTCAAATTTTCGATCGAATTACTTATCACAAAG GCTCTACAATCATCCGCATGATGAACCACTTCCTGACGGAAGCGGCCTTCAGGCACGGCCTCAGCACCTACTTGGACGCCTT CAAGTATGATAACGCAGAGCAGGACGACTTGTGGCGGCACCTGACGAAGGCGGCGCATGAGGCCGGCACGCTGCCCCTCAACCTCACCGTCAAGACCATCATGGACACGTGGACGCTGCAGATGGGCTACCCCGTCATCAAGGTGGAGCGGAGCGCCGACGGCACTTCGGCCACTGTCTCgcag GAGCGGTTCCTGCTGGTCAAGGACGACAACGCCGACGACACGCACGACTACAAGTGGTGGGTGCCGCTGACGTACACGAGCCAAGACCAGCCTGACTTCAGCCAGACGCAGGCCAAGGTGTGGATGAAGGACTCGGAGGCCCAGGTCACCGTCACCTCTCTGCCGCCCAAGGACCACTGGGTCATCTTCAACCTGCAGCAGACCGGCTACTACAGGGTCAACTACGACGACCACAACTGGAACCTGCTGATCCAGCAGCTGCTCACCGACCACCGCGCCATCGCCACCGTCAACAGGGCGCAGATCATCGACGACGCCCTTGACCTGGCCAGGGCAG GTCAGATGAGCTACAGCGTGGCTTTCAAGGTGTTCAAGTACCTGGACCAAGAGAGGGAATACCTGCCATGGAAAGCTGCCATCAGCTCCCTGACTTACGTGAGGAGCATGTTCAAGCTCACGGGAGCGTACGGAGCTCTCAAG AATTACACGCTGAACTTGGTTCTGCCGCTGTACGATGTCATCGGTTTCGACGACAATCCAAACGACCTGCTGCAAAAAAGTCTTCTGCGCCAGACTGTTCTCAACTGGGCGTGTGTTCTGGGTCATCAGCCTTGCCTCGACACTGCCCACCAGCTCTACAGGCAGTGGATGCTTCATCCACACAATGAAAG CATCTTCACGCCCAACATCAAGTGGGTGGTATACTGCCGGGGAGtggagatgggaggggaagaggagtggaaCTTTGCCTGGAGTCACTACCTCAAGAGCAACGTTGCATCCGAGAAGACCAGTCTGCTGTCAGCCATGGGATGTACCAAGAAAGAATGGCTCctctccag GTATTTGGACATGGCCTTCGACGACAAGAGCGGCATTCGGAAGCAGGACAGTCAGAGGGTGTTCAGCGCTGTGGCTAATAACGACATGGGTCGTACATTGGCGTGGAATTACCTGCGGACCAACTGGAAGAAGATTTATGActa CTTCGGAGGAAAGGCAAGGTCTAGGCTCATCTCATCCGCCACGAACAACTTCAACACGGAGCAGCAACTGAAGGAG GTAATGGCTTTCAAAGAGGAGCGAGGCGAGGAGCTCTCCGCCGCCTCGAGGACAGTAAAACGGGTGGTGGAGAAGGTCAAGAACAACATGGCGTGGATGAAGAACAACCACAACATCATTGCCGAGTGGCTGCAGAACGAAGGGTACACCATCAAAGTGAAAAACGTGTGA